One Peromyscus leucopus breed LL Stock chromosome 14, UCI_PerLeu_2.1, whole genome shotgun sequence genomic window carries:
- the Klhdc2 gene encoding kelch domain-containing protein 2, whose protein sequence is MADGHEDARADDLPGPAFESYEAMELACPAERSGHVAVSDGRHMFVWGGYKSNQVRGLYDFYLPREELWIYNMETGRWKKINTEGDVPPSMSGSCAVCVDRVLYLFGGHHSRGNTNKFYMLDSRSADRVLQWERIDCQGIPPSSKDKLGVWVYKNKLIFFGGYGYLPEDKVLGTFEFDETSFWNSSHPRGWNDHVHILDTETFAWSQPITTGKAPSPRAAHACATVGNKGFVFGGRYRDARMNDLHCLNLDTWEWSELIPQGICPVGRSWHSLTPVSSDHLFLFGGFTTEKQPLSDAWTYCISKNEWIQFNHPYTEKPRLWHTACASDEGEVIVFGGCANNLLVHHRAAHSNEVLIFSVQPKSLVRLSLEAVICFKEMLANSWNCLPKHLLHSVNQRFGSNNTSGS, encoded by the exons ATGGCTGATGGCCACGAGGATGCTCGAGCGGACGACCTGCCAGGCCCGGCCTTCGAGAGCTACGAGGCCATGGAGCTGGCCTGCCCGGCCGAGCGCAGCGGCCACGTCGCCGTCAGCGATGGGCGCCACATGTTCGTCTGGGGCGGCTACAAG AGTAATCAAGTGAGAGGATTATATGACTTTTATCTACCCAGAGAAGAACTTTGGATCTACAACATGGAGACTGGAAGATG gaaaaaaatcaacactgAAGGTGACGTTCCTCCTTCCATGTCTGggagctgtgctgtgtgtgtagacAGGGTGCTGTACTTGTTTGGAGGACACCATTCCAGGGGCAATACAAATAAG TTCTACATGCTGGATTCAAGATCTGCAGACAGAGTGTTACAGTGGGAAAGAATTGATTGCCAAGGAATTCCTCCATCATCCAAGGACAAACTTGGTGTCTGGGTCTATAAAAACAA GTTAATATTTTTTGGAGGGTATGGATATTTACCTGAAGATAAAGTATTGGGAACTTTTGAATTTGATGAAACATCTTTTTGG AATTCAAGTCATCCAAGAGGATGGAATGATCATGTACATATATTAGATACTGAAACGTTTGCCTGGAGCCAGCCCATCACCACC GGTAAAGCACCTTCCCCCCGTGCTGCCCACGCCTGTGCGACTGTTGGAAACAAGGGCTTTGTGTTTGGCGGCAGATACCGA GATGCTAGAATGAATGATCTCCACTGTCTTAACCTGGACACATGGGAGTGGAGTGAATT AATTCCACAAGGCATATGCCCCGTTGGTCGATCCTGGCACTCACTGACACCAGTCTCTTCcgatcatctttttctttttggaggatTTACCACTGAAAAACAGCCACTAA GTGATGCCTGGACTTACTGCATCAGTAAAAATGAATGGATTCAGTTTAATCATCCTTATACTGAAAAGCCAAG GTTATGGCATACAGCTTGTGCAAGCGATGAAGGAGAAGTCATTGTTTTTGGTGGTTGTGCAAACAATCTGCTGGTCCACCATAGAGCT GCACACAGTAATGAAGTACTTATATTTTCAGTTCAACCAAAATCTCTTGTACG GCTAAGCCTTGAAGCAGTCATTTGCTTTAAAGAAATGCTAGCCAACTCGTGGAACTGCCTTCCAAAACACCTCCTTCACAGTGTTAATCAGAGGTTCGGTAGTAACAACACTTCTGGGTCATAA